In the genome of Arachis stenosperma cultivar V10309 chromosome 6, arast.V10309.gnm1.PFL2, whole genome shotgun sequence, the window GCGTACTCGATAGCGTAAATAtcatttgaatttgaatttttcaattttgCCATAATTTTGATGCAGCAACAGTTACAGTTACAATAACAATATGCATCAACACAAGGTGCTTCCGAAGAGAATAATACTGGTGCGCCACGGCGAGTCGCACGGTAACCTCGACACGGCGGCGTACACCACCACTCCCGACCACAAGATCGATCTAACGCCCACCGGAATCGCTCAAGCGCAGAATGCCGGGGCATGCATCCGTGCCGCCATTGCCTCCGACTCATCCTCCCCGAACTGGCGCCTGTACTTCTACGTGTCGCCCTACGCGCGCGCCAGATCCACGCTCCGGGAGTTAGGGCGCTCGTTCTCGAGGACGCGCGTGATAGGCGTGAGGGAAGAATGCCGCATTCGGGAGCAGGACTTCGGGAACTTCCAGGAGCGTGAGCGCATGGATTCTATCATGGAGACTCGGTTACGATACGGCAGATTCTACTACCGCTTCCCTGAGGGCGAGTCCGCCGCCGATGTCTTCGATCGCGTTTCCAGTAAGTACGCACAATACCTTTCCTCTTATCCTAAGGATTTATTCTGGATCTTGTAGTTTTTGTATCCTGGTAATTTGGATTTGGTTTCTGATTCTTTGCCCTAATATTGAATTATGACGAAGATAATGTGGATTTTGAGTTTGCTTCAGGTAATAGGTAATGAGTGTGAAGAATAGTTAGTTTGATTGATGTAgtaatacataattaaaatatttttttcattttaattacatagaagagggagaaaaataaaggaggaGTTTACCTTGAGAGAAAGAATTCAAGTTAAACAAACCATCATATTAACAACAGTTTATAGTCACTTGCCAGCTATAATAGTATATTCAAACCCAACTTACGCTGTTATCATGAGTATTGGTTTAATTAGGCGAGTTAACCAAAATTGGCACAATGAAAGGATGTGGTATCTGAAAGTGTGCTGCATGTATTATTATGGAATCATCACTAAGAAAGGGTTTGACCTAGTAAGAGCAACAAAACCTGAAATTACTTGTGCAATAATAACAAACAAAAATGGAAAGGATTTAGTTGAAGTGGAGAGTTATATTTTCCTGCAATTTGAGGAAGTTATTCCTACTTGTCGGTCCTTAATTGTATTTTAAACTAATGCAACTTGCAGAGATTGACAAGGCATGATATTGATTCTGAGGCTTCTTGTTTTCCAGGTTTCCTTGAATCTCTGTGGAGGGACATTGACATGAATAGGCTCAATCAAGACCTTTCCCATGATCTAAACCTGATAATTGTCACACATGGGCTAGCATCCCGTGTTTTCCTCATGAGGTGGTTCAAGTGGACGGTTGAACAGTTTGAGCTTCTGAACAATCCTGCAAACTGTGAGATCCGCATCATGCAGTTGGGTGCTGGTGGAGAATACAGCTTGGCAGTCCATCATACGGAGGAAGAACTGCTTCAATGGGGCCTCTCTCTTGAAATGATAGCTGACCAGAAATGGCGAGCCCAGGCAAACAAGGGTGCCTGGAATGATCAGGTTCCCGTGTGTCTTAATGCATTTTTTGATAACCTTCCTGATTCTGATGATGACAATGTAGACCTAAATGAGGTAACAGGTTCTTTGACCATTAATTCAAACTGTTCTTAGTATCTGGGTTGGAgattcaaaaattcaaactgAGCCTCGCATTCTTTGTTTCcctctttctccttttctttctatCTTATGGAGATAAGATTAAAAATTCCCCGATgaacaagaagaaaatgaagaggaaGGAGATAAGATGACAA includes:
- the LOC130935801 gene encoding phosphoglycerate mutase-like protein AT74; this encodes MHQHKVLPKRIILVRHGESHGNLDTAAYTTTPDHKIDLTPTGIAQAQNAGACIRAAIASDSSSPNWRLYFYVSPYARARSTLRELGRSFSRTRVIGVREECRIREQDFGNFQERERMDSIMETRLRYGRFYYRFPEGESAADVFDRVSSFLESLWRDIDMNRLNQDLSHDLNLIIVTHGLASRVFLMRWFKWTVEQFELLNNPANCEIRIMQLGAGGEYSLAVHHTEEELLQWGLSLEMIADQKWRAQANKGAWNDQVPVCLNAFFDNLPDSDDDNVDLNEIKNSPMNKKKMKRKEIR